A single region of the Phyllostomus discolor isolate MPI-MPIP mPhyDis1 chromosome 14, mPhyDis1.pri.v3, whole genome shotgun sequence genome encodes:
- the ADAM30 gene encoding disintegrin and metalloproteinase domain-containing protein 30 produces MRPVRTVLSRGPLLLVLVLALLLVDTFGKDLVFHPEWGFDSYEITTPKKLSFRGGEQGVANPVSYLLQVKGKKHVLHLWPKRFLLPRHLPVFSYTEEGELVEDYPYIPRDCNYMGLLEGVEDSEATFSTCTGGLRGVLKIGAEHYQIEPLKASSTFEHVVYLLKSEEEFQDQICGVAEEGMDEQMKQPENMASIRSLLRPSMHKKYLELALIFDRERYLFSDSNVTLVTNDAVLLTSIMDTYFQELNVRIQLSSVEVWTSYDRVNVAFATLQEALGQFLIYQKNVLSRKSNIDWSQLYVKRRYSDALAWSWGKVCTKRYAGSISVFLDNSVLGPATWGAHNLGHSMGMEHDNKYCRCKGRRSCIMNSGRNGFSNCSIVQFFNHVRREASCLDNIPEQKFVLKRCGNKIVEDDEECDCGSLEDCERDHCCEAGCRFKHGANCSTGLCCHNCHFRPSGYMCRMEENECDLAEYCNGASGVCPNDTYKQDGTPCKYEARCFKKGCRSPYMQCQHIFGPDAREAPIECYEAVNLIGDQYGNCGLMETGSYKQCTKAQAICGRVQCINVRTLPDLPDLTNIISTHLKDANLMCWGTGYHRSLIPMGIPDIGAVYDGTSCGTDRVCLNTTCMNSSMLDFDCLPEKCNYRGFCNNNKNCHCRYGWAPPFCEDAGFGGSVDSGPPGMLKVEVYDTVQIVSLMSLRLVLLFASMIIVFYRRSIVNYFKPKQTETPLSNTGVTETLPSNVEVKETPPSNVEVKETPPSTTAVKEKPLPKTKVKKPKAKDTKKTKKK; encoded by the coding sequence ATGAGGCCAGTGAGGACTGTCCTCTCCCGAGGCCCTTTGCTCCTCGTGCTGGTCCTGGCGCTGCTCCTGGTTGACACCTTTGGCAAGGATTTAGTTTTTCACCCGGAGTGGGGGTTTGACTCCTATGAAATCACCACCCCCAAGAAACTGAGCTTccggggaggggagcagggtgtGGCCAACCCCGTGTCCTACCTCCTGCAGGTAAAAGGCAAGAAGCATGTCCTTCACCTGTGGCCCAAGAGGTTTCTGCTGCCCCGACATCTGCCGGTGTTCTCCTACACGGAAGAGGGGGAGCTCGTGGAAGACTACCCTTATATACCCAGGGACTGCAACTACATGGGCTTGCTAGAAGGAGTGGAGGATTCTGAAGCTACCTTCAGTACATGCACCGGGGGTCTCCGAGGCGTATTGAAAATTGGAGCCGAACATTACCAAATCGAGCCCCTTAAGGCCTCTTCCACGTTTGAACATGTCGTGTATCTTCTGAAGAGTGAGGAGGAATTTCAAGATCAGATCTGTGGCGTAGCGGAAGAGGGTATGGACGAGCAGATGAAGCAGCCTGAGAATATGGCTAGCATAAGGAGTTTGCTTCGACCCTCTATGCACAAAAAGTACCTGGAATTAGCCCTGATCTTTGATCGTGAGAGATATTTGTTCTCAGATTCCAATGTTACTTTAGTCACAAATGATGCCGTTCTCCTGACTTCAATTATGGACACTTACTTTCAGGAACTCAATGTGAGAATACAACTGAGCTCTGTTGAAGTATGGACAAGTTATGACAGAGTAAATGTTGCTTTTGCAACATTACAGGAAGCTTTAGGCCAATTTTTGATATACCAAAAAAATGTACTGAGTCGTAAGTCTAACATAGATTGGTCACAACTCTATGTTAAAAGACGTTATAGCGATGCTCTGGCATGGTCCTGGGGAAAAGTGTGTACTAAGAGATATGCTGGATCTATAAGTGTTTTTCTAGATAATTCTGTCCTTGGACCTGCCACTTGGGGTGCTCATAACCTGGGCCATAGTATGGGGATGGAACATGACAACAAATACTGCAGATGTAAGGGTCGGCGTAGTTGCATCATGAACTCTGGACGAAATGGCTTTAGTAATTGTAGTATTGTCCAGTTTTTTAACCACGTACGTAGAGAAGCAAGCTGTCTAGATAATATCCCAGAACAAAAATTTGTGCTTAAGAGATGTGGAAACAAAATTGTGGAAGACGATGAGGAATGTGACTGTGGTTCATTAGAGGACTGTGAAAGAGACCACTGTTGTGAAGCAGGCTGTAGATTCAAACACGGTGCCAATTGCAGCACTGGGCTTTGCTGTCATAACTGTCACTTTCGTCCTTCTGGGTATATGTGTCGgatggaagaaaatgaatgtgACCTTGCAGAATATTGCAATGGGGCCTCAGGTGTCTGCCCAAATGACACATATAAGCAGGATGGAACCCCGTGCAAGTATGAAGCCCGTTGTTTCAAGAAGGGCTGTCGATCCCCATACATGCAGTGCCAACACATTTTTGGACCAGATGCCAGGGAGGCTCCTATCGAGTGCTATGAAGCAGTTAATTTAATAGGTGATCAATATGGGAACTGTGGCCTCATGGAAACTGGCTCCTATAAACAATGTACCAAGGCACAGGCAATATGTGGCAGGGTACAGTGTATAAATGTCAGAACCCTCCCTGATTTGCCAGATCTTACTAATATAATTTCTACTCATCTCAAGGATGCAAATCTCATGTGCTGGGGCACAGGCTACCATCGGTCCTTGATACCCATGGGGATTCCCGACATAGGTGCAGTATATGATGGGACCTCCTGTGGAACGGACCGGGTATGTTTGAACACAACTTGTATGAATAGTTCAATGCTGGATTTTGACTGTCTGCCTGAGAAATGCAACTATAGAGGCTTttgcaacaataacaaaaactgcCACTGCAGGTATGGCTGGGCGCCTCCCTTCTGCGAGGACGCTGGGTTTGGAGGCAGCGTGGACAGCGGGCCGCCGGGAATGCTGAAAGTGGAGGTGTACGACACCGTCCAAATCGTGTCCCTTATGTCACTGCGCCTTGTTTTGTTATTTGCCTCGATGATTATTGTGTTTTATAGACGGTctatagtaaattattttaaacccAAACAAACTGAAACACCACTAAGTAATACTGGAGTTACAGAAACACTACCGAGTAACGTTGAAGTTAAGGAAACACCACCGAGTAACGTTGAAGTTAAGGAAACACCACCGAGTACCACTGCAGTTAAGGAAAAACCACTGCCTAAAACTAAGGTTAAAAAACCCAAGGCAAAAGATACTAAAAAAacgaaaaagaaataa